One window of Mangrovibacterium diazotrophicum genomic DNA carries:
- a CDS encoding lipopolysaccharide biosynthesis protein, whose product MGIIIKQSIKGSIWSYIGVIIGFVTTSYLYPNYLTTDIVGLFGLLISYSTLFGQFSLLGMQGVTARLFPHFRDKETGHHGFLTVSLIFFALGLILFLTFFFLFSPWLIKSNIESSKLFADYVYLLVPLSICTMIFVQLDTYNKVLYDSFSGIFLQEFLQRFLLFGITVAFALGWLTLAQLIFSFAAIVCVKAIALTAILSARGEIRFTLDRDFLTPKFRREIIDVAVFSIITGLGSMIVFNIDKIVINQMLDLSNTGVYTIAFYFGTLVIIPSRPLLKISGTLIADAWANNDRQKIKEIYYKSCINQFIIGGFLFLGIWANIGNILDILGPDYAESKWVIFFIGIGYLFDMMTGANGHVLSYSAKYRAAMYFLLFLLLFVIVLLYLLIPIGGIVGAAIAICGALFLYNLMRYFYLLKQFQLQPFNLYFVAVAAFYVGLYFVVSLIPQFSLIIDIIIRGAIISLVSFVFLAVVPASPDIQSIIRAQVQRIKSSINKK is encoded by the coding sequence ATGGGGATTATCATAAAGCAATCAATCAAAGGCAGCATCTGGTCCTATATCGGTGTAATTATTGGCTTTGTGACAACCTCTTATTTGTATCCCAACTACCTCACCACCGACATTGTCGGATTATTTGGACTACTCATTTCGTATTCAACACTGTTCGGGCAATTCAGCCTTTTAGGCATGCAAGGAGTCACAGCCAGGCTATTCCCTCATTTTAGAGACAAAGAAACGGGACACCATGGATTCCTGACTGTCAGCCTTATATTTTTCGCACTCGGCTTAATACTTTTCCTGACATTCTTCTTTCTGTTTTCGCCCTGGCTAATTAAAAGCAATATTGAGAGCTCCAAACTGTTTGCCGACTATGTCTACCTTTTGGTTCCGTTAAGTATCTGCACGATGATCTTTGTACAACTTGACACCTACAACAAAGTGCTTTACGATTCTTTTTCCGGAATATTCCTACAAGAATTCCTGCAACGATTCCTCCTGTTTGGCATTACCGTTGCGTTCGCACTCGGGTGGCTAACTCTGGCACAGTTAATATTTTCTTTCGCAGCTATCGTCTGTGTAAAAGCAATCGCATTGACAGCTATATTGAGTGCTCGTGGCGAAATTCGTTTCACACTCGATCGGGATTTTTTAACCCCGAAATTCCGACGAGAGATAATCGACGTAGCTGTATTTTCAATCATTACAGGATTGGGCTCCATGATTGTTTTCAATATCGACAAGATCGTGATCAATCAAATGCTTGACCTCAGTAACACCGGAGTGTACACCATTGCCTTTTATTTTGGGACCCTTGTCATCATTCCTTCCAGGCCGTTGCTTAAGATATCGGGAACATTAATTGCGGATGCCTGGGCCAACAACGACCGGCAAAAGATCAAAGAAATCTATTACAAAAGCTGCATCAATCAATTCATTATCGGAGGCTTTCTTTTCCTGGGAATTTGGGCCAATATCGGCAACATCCTCGACATCCTTGGACCGGACTACGCCGAATCAAAATGGGTGATCTTTTTTATCGGAATCGGCTATTTATTCGACATGATGACCGGAGCTAACGGACATGTTTTAAGCTATTCTGCCAAATACCGGGCGGCAATGTACTTCCTGCTGTTCTTGCTGCTGTTTGTGATCGTACTTCTTTACCTGCTCATCCCCATTGGTGGCATTGTTGGCGCAGCTATCGCCATTTGCGGAGCGCTGTTTTTATACAACCTGATGCGGTATTTCTACTTACTCAAACAATTCCAGCTACAACCCTTCAACCTGTATTTCGTAGCTGTAGCTGCTTTTTATGTTGGATTATACTTTGTCGTCTCGCTGATTCCTCAATTCAGCCTAATCATCGACATCATTATCCGGGGAGCCATAATAAGCCTCGTAAGTTTTGTATTTTTAGCGGTCGTGCCAGCATCTCCCGACATACAGTCTATTATCAGGGCTCAGGTACAACGAATAAAATCATCAATTAATAAAAAATAA
- a CDS encoding acyltransferase, protein MKANFYAHPSACIDEGAHIGTNTKIWHFCHVMPGAQIGRDCTLGQNVFVGGKVRIGNGVKIQNNVSIYDSVVLEDEVFCGPSCVFTNVKNPRAFIERKDEYKPTTVKRGATIGANATIICGTTIGEYAMIGAGAVVTKDIKAHALVVGAPAMQIGWVSRVGITLDESLRCPETGEQYTVVNGELVEQK, encoded by the coding sequence ATGAAAGCTAATTTCTACGCGCACCCGTCGGCTTGCATCGACGAGGGTGCACACATCGGCACCAACACCAAGATCTGGCATTTTTGCCATGTGATGCCGGGCGCCCAAATCGGGAGAGACTGCACCCTGGGCCAAAATGTATTTGTTGGCGGCAAGGTGCGGATTGGCAACGGCGTAAAAATCCAGAACAATGTTAGCATCTACGATTCCGTTGTTTTGGAAGACGAAGTTTTTTGCGGACCCAGCTGTGTTTTCACCAACGTGAAAAATCCGCGTGCTTTCATTGAACGCAAAGACGAGTACAAGCCTACAACGGTAAAACGGGGAGCAACAATCGGCGCCAATGCGACGATTATTTGCGGAACTACAATTGGCGAGTACGCCATGATCGGAGCGGGAGCTGTCGTTACAAAAGATATAAAAGCCCATGCCCTCGTGGTAGGCGCCCCTGCTATGCAAATTGGTTGGGTAAGCCGGGTTGGCATAACACTGGACGAATCGCTTCGCTGCCCCGAAACAGGCGAGCAATACACAGTTGTTAATGGTGAATTGGTCGAACAAAAATGA
- a CDS encoding glycosyltransferase: MFAHFVITQFNLKRFPLSMQSEHKWTNWTRERVKLFQEYCLPSFMNQTTKNFKWLIYFDVDTPSEFNPFLERLKQLDFIHVYKADGHEEFISRYRRDLKELAKEKEWIIETRCDNDDCLHQDAIATIQRLFKPQNQFMISLASGYTLNTQNNKLSHYFYPGSPFMSIVEQTNRELTGIFKKEHSHWDGLQFGLVKELSHKNKLAAFALEKPYWIQVIHQQNVRNSFHRGLPVLRPQNLNQFGLQITSTKQALTSLPKYTNYVIWKRYLKCTIVRLFSN; this comes from the coding sequence ATGTTCGCACATTTTGTGATTACTCAATTTAACCTCAAACGATTTCCACTGTCCATGCAATCAGAACACAAATGGACAAACTGGACACGAGAGCGAGTAAAACTGTTTCAGGAATATTGTCTTCCGTCGTTCATGAACCAGACAACTAAAAATTTCAAATGGTTAATTTATTTTGATGTAGATACGCCATCCGAGTTCAACCCGTTTCTTGAACGATTAAAGCAACTGGATTTTATTCACGTTTATAAAGCAGATGGACACGAGGAATTCATCAGCCGTTATCGCCGAGACCTGAAAGAACTTGCCAAGGAGAAAGAATGGATTATAGAAACACGTTGCGATAATGACGACTGTCTGCACCAGGACGCGATCGCGACCATTCAAAGACTGTTCAAGCCTCAAAATCAGTTTATGATTTCGTTAGCCTCGGGCTACACACTAAACACCCAAAACAACAAACTATCTCATTATTTTTACCCCGGCTCTCCCTTCATGAGTATTGTTGAACAAACCAACAGAGAGCTCACCGGAATTTTCAAAAAAGAACACTCGCACTGGGATGGACTGCAGTTTGGCCTAGTCAAAGAGCTCAGTCACAAAAACAAGCTCGCAGCTTTCGCCCTGGAAAAACCCTATTGGATACAGGTTATTCACCAACAGAACGTTCGAAACAGTTTTCACAGGGGACTTCCCGTTCTCCGCCCCCAAAACCTCAATCAATTTGGCTTGCAAATAACCAGCACAAAACAAGCGCTAACCTCATTACCCAAATACACAAATTACGTTATCTGGAAACGATACCTGAAGTGTACAATTGTTCGGCTTTTTTCGAATTAA
- a CDS encoding glycosyltransferase, translating into MNILFITQLFPANDEAVRYTSSALREFVTCWGNSGHQVQVIRPYFSYEKEPFPQEATFKIGANVDVEFIRPVRIPLLKLNYYSNNRILNKLRFKPDVVICHLYNSYFTFHRLAQTLGVPLVIGIHMSDIKISHNRFHHWHQQRIYAKASAFACRSLGYQRLFNKQFQGFESKTFVALSGLPDHFFTTVHRREQHRELKVITVSWLIKRKQVAQVLKALALLPKAIEWTYSVIGTGEEEQRLRAICGELGLQTKVSFLGQLSRTEVLAELQQADLFVLPSVNETLGLVYLEAMASGCIAIGSKGEGIDGLIVDGENGFLCDPSSIDSIAEKIKLVADMDEGHRNEIRVKATETLAEFTIGKKSEEYLEHVKKAIS; encoded by the coding sequence ATGAATATCCTGTTTATTACGCAACTTTTTCCGGCTAACGACGAGGCCGTTCGTTACACTTCATCTGCTTTGCGGGAGTTTGTTACCTGTTGGGGAAACAGCGGCCATCAGGTGCAAGTTATTCGTCCTTATTTTTCGTACGAGAAAGAGCCATTTCCGCAGGAAGCAACTTTTAAGATTGGGGCGAATGTTGACGTAGAATTTATTCGACCCGTACGGATTCCTTTACTGAAGCTGAACTATTACAGCAACAACCGAATACTGAATAAGCTGCGGTTTAAGCCTGATGTTGTGATCTGTCATCTTTATAACTCGTATTTTACCTTTCACCGGTTGGCTCAAACGCTCGGCGTTCCTTTGGTGATTGGTATTCATATGTCTGATATTAAAATCTCGCACAATCGGTTCCACCATTGGCATCAACAAAGGATATACGCAAAGGCATCGGCTTTTGCTTGTCGGTCATTGGGCTATCAACGTTTATTTAACAAGCAGTTTCAGGGCTTTGAGTCTAAAACTTTTGTTGCGTTGTCCGGTCTGCCGGATCATTTTTTCACAACGGTTCACAGGCGGGAGCAGCACCGGGAGTTGAAAGTCATCACTGTAAGCTGGCTGATTAAGCGGAAGCAAGTGGCGCAGGTTTTAAAGGCTTTGGCTCTTTTGCCCAAAGCAATTGAGTGGACCTACAGTGTGATTGGTACCGGTGAGGAAGAGCAGCGGTTAAGGGCGATTTGCGGGGAACTTGGTTTGCAAACTAAAGTTAGCTTTTTAGGCCAGCTCTCGCGGACCGAAGTTTTGGCCGAGTTGCAGCAAGCCGACTTGTTTGTGTTGCCGTCGGTTAACGAGACGCTTGGTTTGGTTTACCTGGAGGCTATGGCGAGTGGTTGTATCGCCATCGGTTCAAAGGGTGAAGGTATTGATGGCCTGATTGTGGACGGGGAGAACGGTTTCCTGTGCGATCCGTCCAGTATTGATTCCATTGCCGAGAAGATTAAGCTCGTGGCCGATATGGATGAGGGCCATCGGAACGAGATTAGGGTGAAGGCAACGGAAACACTGGCTGAATTTACAATCGGGAAAAAATCGGAAGAGTATTTGGAACACGTAAAAAAAGCAATCTCATGA
- a CDS encoding glycosyltransferase family 4 protein, which produces MNKKALIITYYWPPSGGGGVQRWLKFAKYLPQFGWQPIVVSPENPDYPTVDQSLLKDIPAGIEEIKIPIWEPYKLFKVLSGKKKQEKVNTGILQNEGKKSAVLRLALWLRGNLLIPDPRVFWVRPAFQELKKRIEILKPDVIITTGPPHSVHLIGLKLHRKFGVKWIADFRDPWSTIDYLDWFKPSALAKNRQRSLEKRVLTEASSVLTVSENWADELRQLGAHSVRVITNGFDEADFQQKEPVSSSGDFVLLHAGIITSFRNPSGLWKALDQLCQNDDVIASRFRLRLIGNVDEQVKKEISALSVLSQRTEFVGYLSHDKVIGEYRKASMLLLLMNQSHNAAGHIPGKFFEYLAAGKPVLGLGDRNGDVARILEETKAGRVFASGEMGKVRSFIEMSEADPKSIRSDNAARFTRRQLSSDLAKLLDSL; this is translated from the coding sequence ATGAATAAAAAAGCACTCATTATCACGTATTATTGGCCGCCGTCGGGAGGGGGAGGTGTGCAACGCTGGCTGAAGTTCGCCAAATACCTGCCCCAGTTTGGCTGGCAGCCCATTGTGGTATCGCCTGAAAACCCCGATTATCCGACAGTTGACCAGAGTTTACTGAAGGATATTCCCGCCGGTATCGAGGAAATAAAAATCCCGATTTGGGAGCCCTACAAGTTGTTTAAAGTGCTTAGCGGGAAAAAAAAGCAGGAAAAGGTCAATACCGGAATTCTACAAAATGAAGGCAAAAAGTCGGCCGTATTGCGACTGGCGCTTTGGTTAAGAGGAAATCTGCTGATTCCTGATCCTCGCGTGTTTTGGGTGCGCCCCGCTTTTCAGGAACTAAAAAAACGAATTGAAATACTGAAGCCCGATGTGATTATTACCACCGGGCCGCCCCACAGTGTTCATCTTATTGGGTTGAAGCTGCACCGCAAGTTTGGTGTGAAATGGATTGCCGATTTTCGCGATCCGTGGAGTACGATTGATTACCTGGACTGGTTTAAACCGTCGGCATTGGCTAAAAACCGTCAGCGCAGCCTCGAGAAACGAGTCCTTACCGAGGCATCGTCAGTTTTAACGGTGAGTGAAAATTGGGCCGATGAACTTCGGCAACTGGGAGCCCACAGCGTGCGAGTGATTACGAATGGTTTCGATGAGGCCGACTTTCAGCAAAAGGAGCCAGTCTCATCATCCGGTGATTTTGTGTTGCTGCATGCCGGAATTATCACTTCGTTTCGCAACCCATCTGGTTTGTGGAAAGCACTGGATCAGCTTTGCCAGAATGACGATGTGATTGCATCCCGGTTTCGCCTGCGACTGATCGGCAATGTGGATGAGCAGGTGAAAAAAGAAATTTCAGCCTTGAGTGTGCTATCTCAGCGAACAGAATTTGTAGGCTACTTGTCGCACGATAAAGTGATCGGGGAATACCGAAAGGCATCCATGCTGTTGCTTTTGATGAACCAGTCGCACAACGCCGCGGGCCACATTCCCGGTAAATTTTTTGAATATTTGGCCGCCGGGAAACCGGTTCTTGGACTGGGAGATAGAAATGGTGATGTTGCGCGGATCTTGGAGGAAACAAAGGCCGGGCGGGTTTTTGCCAGCGGTGAAATGGGAAAAGTAAGGTCGTTTATTGAAATGAGTGAAGCAGATCCAAAGTCGATTCGTTCCGATAATGCCGCACGCTTTACAAGGCGGCAATTAAGCAGCGATTTGGCAAAGCTGTTGGATTCGCTTTAA
- a CDS encoding YfhO family protein: MAKIKGNRNLFVTIGIILFFIVLSFVYYSPQLEGKKLLASDNVNFKGMAKEIGDYRAETGEEALWTNSMFGGMPAYLISTRYGGELLAKVQSAFLSVVPRPAGYLALGFICFFVMCLLLGVNAWIAMVGGLMYGMATYFFVLIESGHYTKVHTLMYMPLVVGGVISAFRNKPYWGALVTGLGLSWMLSANHPQMTYYAAIMVLIIGIAYLVDAIREKTVPAFLKSTGLLLVALILAVGTNFGRLATVYEYGKYSTRGKSELKVDEQNQTQGLDKDYILEYSYDFGEAMTAFIPRFKGGGMSEPLGENSEVYSFFEKNQGKAAAKKVTEALPLYWGSQPISAAPFYYGAVVFFLFVLGLFIVKGKDKWWILAVFIVSLLLSLGKNFGALSHFMIDYFPGYNKFRDVKNIIVIQHFAMVLMSVLAVRELFRNQTEKKELMKSLKYTWFILGGLTLLFVLVPGLAGDFRGPSDARFAQAGWPQQLLQALMDDRRSILRVDAFKAFVFVTLSAGVVWLYIQKKIKVSYAVALWALLVLVDLWPIDKKYMSNDSFVSKSKVEKPYTASKADQAILADTDPDFRVLNLTVSPFQDASTSYFHKSLGGYHGAKMERYQELFDHELYPEIRLLIGGFQQPNTLDSVLNSLSVINMLNTRYVIYDPNSEPLENPDALGNAWFVNDFKTVANANEEMDALKSFDASEEAIVDERFAEQLKDVKLGTGHNSQIRLEEYRPNYLKYSASVSGGTALAVFSEIYYPKGWDAFIDGKKVDYMRVNYVLRALAVPEGRHEIEFKFEPSSYFIGNKISLASSLILLLAAAGLIFMEWKKRAKHEEEASDKA; this comes from the coding sequence ATGGCAAAGATAAAAGGCAATCGCAATTTATTCGTCACAATCGGAATTATTCTCTTTTTCATCGTCCTGTCCTTTGTTTATTACTCGCCCCAGTTAGAAGGGAAGAAGCTTTTGGCTTCTGATAACGTTAATTTCAAAGGGATGGCCAAGGAGATTGGCGACTACCGGGCTGAAACGGGTGAAGAAGCGCTCTGGACGAATAGCATGTTTGGCGGTATGCCTGCCTATCTGATTTCGACGCGATACGGAGGAGAGTTGTTAGCGAAAGTGCAATCAGCTTTCTTGTCAGTCGTACCTCGCCCAGCCGGTTACCTGGCGTTGGGTTTCATTTGCTTTTTTGTGATGTGCCTGTTGTTGGGTGTCAACGCGTGGATCGCGATGGTTGGCGGGTTGATGTACGGCATGGCAACCTATTTCTTTGTGCTGATCGAATCGGGACATTACACCAAAGTGCACACGTTGATGTACATGCCTTTGGTTGTTGGAGGAGTAATTAGTGCCTTCCGGAACAAACCATACTGGGGGGCTCTGGTAACCGGCTTGGGACTCTCGTGGATGCTGAGCGCTAACCATCCTCAGATGACTTATTATGCCGCAATCATGGTGTTGATTATCGGCATTGCTTATTTGGTTGATGCGATTCGCGAGAAAACGGTTCCTGCTTTTTTAAAGTCGACCGGCTTGTTGTTGGTTGCACTCATTCTGGCTGTTGGAACCAATTTCGGAAGATTAGCTACGGTGTACGAATATGGCAAATATTCAACCCGTGGAAAGTCGGAATTGAAAGTTGATGAGCAAAATCAAACACAAGGCCTCGATAAAGACTATATACTGGAATACAGCTATGATTTCGGTGAAGCGATGACCGCTTTTATTCCTCGTTTCAAGGGAGGTGGCATGAGCGAACCATTGGGTGAAAACTCAGAGGTTTATTCATTCTTCGAGAAAAATCAAGGGAAAGCAGCTGCCAAGAAAGTTACTGAAGCACTGCCGCTTTACTGGGGGAGTCAGCCAATTTCTGCGGCTCCGTTTTACTATGGCGCAGTCGTGTTTTTCCTGTTTGTGCTGGGGCTTTTCATTGTGAAAGGAAAAGACAAGTGGTGGATTCTCGCGGTATTCATTGTGTCACTCTTGTTGTCCCTTGGGAAGAACTTTGGCGCATTAAGTCATTTTATGATCGACTATTTTCCCGGCTATAACAAGTTCAGGGATGTCAAGAATATCATCGTCATTCAACATTTCGCCATGGTATTGATGTCTGTTTTGGCAGTTCGCGAATTATTCAGGAATCAAACCGAAAAGAAAGAGCTGATGAAATCGCTGAAATATACCTGGTTCATCCTCGGTGGACTGACCCTGCTTTTCGTTTTGGTGCCAGGCTTGGCCGGCGATTTCAGAGGGCCGTCGGATGCCCGTTTTGCGCAGGCCGGTTGGCCGCAACAACTGTTGCAAGCGCTGATGGACGACCGCCGCTCAATTTTGCGGGTTGATGCGTTTAAAGCTTTTGTCTTTGTTACGCTTTCTGCCGGTGTTGTCTGGCTGTATATTCAGAAAAAAATTAAAGTATCCTACGCTGTCGCTTTATGGGCATTGTTGGTGTTGGTCGATCTTTGGCCGATTGACAAGAAATACATGAGCAACGATAGCTTTGTATCCAAGTCGAAAGTTGAAAAACCTTACACGGCGAGCAAGGCAGACCAAGCAATCTTGGCAGATACCGATCCTGATTTCCGCGTGCTGAATTTGACAGTGAGCCCGTTTCAGGATGCGTCAACTTCCTACTTTCATAAATCGCTTGGTGGCTATCATGGTGCCAAAATGGAGCGATACCAGGAATTGTTCGATCATGAATTGTATCCTGAAATTCGCCTGTTAATTGGTGGATTCCAGCAGCCAAATACCCTCGATTCTGTTTTGAATTCGTTGAGCGTGATCAATATGCTGAATACGCGCTATGTGATTTATGATCCAAATAGTGAGCCGTTGGAGAATCCGGACGCGCTGGGCAATGCCTGGTTTGTGAACGACTTTAAGACGGTTGCCAATGCCAATGAGGAAATGGATGCCTTGAAAAGTTTCGATGCTTCTGAAGAAGCCATTGTTGACGAACGTTTTGCGGAACAATTGAAAGACGTGAAACTGGGAACTGGTCACAATTCGCAAATTCGGCTGGAAGAGTATCGCCCCAATTATTTGAAATATTCAGCGAGTGTTTCCGGTGGAACGGCGCTGGCTGTTTTCTCCGAGATTTATTACCCGAAAGGTTGGGATGCCTTTATCGACGGGAAAAAGGTTGACTATATGCGGGTCAATTACGTGTTGCGCGCGTTGGCAGTTCCGGAAGGAAGGCATGAGATTGAGTTCAAGTTTGAACCGTCATCATATTTCATAGGCAATAAAATCTCGCTGGCGAGTTCGTTAATTTTGCTTTTGGCAGCGGCAGGACTTATTTTTATGGAGTGGAAAAAGAGAGCAAAACATGAAGAAGAAGCGTCCGACAAAGCTTAG
- a CDS encoding cell division protein FtsX: MKKKRPTKLRRRLFRSYITATISITLVLFLVGLMSLLVQNAGRLSDYVREHVGFTLVLQDDVRDVEVLRLQKMLSATPYVKSTEYINKEDAAVTLANDLGEDFVDFLGFNPLFSSLDVKLYAPYMDTDSLVVLEKNFLQYPQVKEVYYQRDLVRVINNNVRRISLFLMIFALLLLFIFTALINNTIRISIYSQRFVINTMKLVGATRSFIRKPFLWKSIAYGLIGGLIANITILLLIYSYQKDFKEILDIRQLDTVGLTFIVVLVFGVLISGLSTYFAVNKFLRLKFDELYY, encoded by the coding sequence ATGAAGAAGAAGCGTCCGACAAAGCTTAGGCGGCGATTATTTCGCTCGTACATAACCGCAACTATCAGCATAACCCTGGTTTTATTTTTGGTTGGGCTGATGTCGTTACTGGTACAGAACGCCGGCCGACTATCCGATTATGTGCGCGAACATGTTGGTTTTACCCTCGTGTTGCAGGATGATGTTCGCGACGTTGAGGTCCTTCGTTTGCAGAAAATGCTGAGCGCCACACCCTATGTGAAATCCACAGAATACATCAATAAAGAAGATGCGGCAGTAACGCTGGCGAACGATTTAGGCGAGGACTTTGTCGACTTTTTGGGTTTCAATCCGCTGTTTTCATCATTGGATGTCAAGTTGTACGCTCCGTACATGGACACAGACAGTTTGGTGGTTTTGGAAAAGAATTTCCTGCAATATCCGCAGGTTAAAGAAGTTTACTACCAGCGCGATTTGGTTCGGGTAATCAACAACAATGTTCGTCGCATTAGTTTGTTCCTGATGATATTTGCTCTCCTGTTACTGTTTATCTTTACAGCGCTCATCAATAATACCATTCGGATTTCGATTTACAGCCAGCGTTTTGTGATCAATACAATGAAACTCGTAGGAGCGACGCGCTCCTTTATTCGAAAGCCATTCCTATGGAAAAGCATTGCTTATGGGCTGATTGGTGGATTAATTGCCAATATCACCATCCTTTTGTTAATTTATTCTTATCAGAAAGATTTTAAAGAAATTTTAGATATTCGTCAACTGGACACCGTAGGGCTAACATTTATAGTGGTTTTGGTGTTTGGTGTATTAATTTCGGGCTTGTCTACCTATTTTGCCGTCAATAAATTTCTCAGGCTTAAGTTCGATGAATTGTATTATTAG
- a CDS encoding DegT/DnrJ/EryC1/StrS family aminotransferase: MQFNDLQRQYTAYQSEIDEAIQKVLRSSQFINGEEVGLLEQELAEYVGVKHAISCASGTDALLLCLMALDLQPGEEIICPAFSFISPASMTRLLSATPVFVDVSPLDFNIDIEKLEGKITTRTKAIIGVSLFGQCADFDPIKELAAKHGLWTIEDGAQSFGATYKGDKSGSLTDLAITSFFPAKPLGCYGDGGAIFTNNDVLAEKLRVLKSHGQTSRYYHQLVGLNSRLDTIQAAILRVKLKHLDDELQARGQVAATYKTLLPEGIFLPEVVNRRESSWAQFTVGLGNRDQAKEYLAAKGIPTTIHYPLPLPMQDAFADIVAPGESFEVASLLSEAVLSLPMHAFLSIEEIQYIAQSLKEFMEHES, encoded by the coding sequence ATGCAATTCAACGACCTGCAACGACAATACACCGCTTACCAATCTGAAATTGATGAAGCAATTCAGAAGGTTTTGCGTTCCTCGCAATTCATTAATGGCGAAGAAGTCGGCTTGCTGGAGCAAGAGCTGGCAGAATATGTAGGAGTGAAACATGCGATCAGCTGCGCCTCGGGAACAGATGCTTTGTTGTTGTGTTTGATGGCGCTGGATCTGCAGCCCGGCGAAGAAATTATTTGCCCGGCCTTCAGTTTCATCTCACCGGCAAGTATGACGCGTTTGCTCTCGGCGACACCTGTATTTGTCGATGTCTCGCCGCTGGACTTCAATATCGACATTGAAAAGCTCGAAGGAAAGATAACCACCCGGACCAAAGCAATCATCGGCGTGTCTCTATTTGGGCAGTGTGCAGATTTTGATCCCATCAAAGAATTAGCAGCCAAACACGGCCTGTGGACCATCGAAGACGGGGCGCAATCGTTTGGAGCAACCTATAAAGGTGACAAATCTGGTTCGCTCACCGACCTTGCAATTACCAGCTTTTTCCCGGCAAAACCGCTGGGCTGCTATGGCGATGGCGGTGCCATTTTTACCAACAACGATGTGCTGGCCGAAAAACTTCGGGTGCTGAAATCGCACGGGCAAACCTCCCGTTACTACCATCAACTTGTTGGCCTAAACTCCCGGCTCGACACCATTCAGGCAGCCATCCTTCGTGTCAAGTTGAAGCACCTGGATGACGAACTTCAAGCGCGCGGGCAAGTTGCTGCGACTTACAAAACCTTGCTTCCCGAAGGAATCTTCCTGCCCGAAGTTGTTAACAGACGCGAAAGTTCCTGGGCACAATTCACCGTAGGACTGGGCAACCGCGACCAAGCGAAAGAATATTTGGCGGCGAAAGGAATTCCAACAACGATTCACTACCCACTGCCGCTTCCAATGCAGGATGCTTTTGCAGATATTGTCGCACCTGGCGAAAGCTTTGAGGTTGCATCGTTACTTTCCGAGGCAGTCCTTTCGCTACCGATGCACGCGTTTTTGTCGATCGAAGAAATTCAATACATTGCACAATCACTGAAAGAATTCATGGAACATGAAAGCTAA
- a CDS encoding alpha-1,2-fucosyltransferase, whose product MIIIRMRSGLGNQMFQYAFFKQMQQWHGNEKVKLDISTYHWNVHNGLELDRVFGIDLEADSVPASVSRSFADVGYRFQDRLLRRLRGIKHRSYRFWENVSFEEYRTMDDVYLEGFWNNEQFFAGVKDEIRATYCYRGALSAADQQLIQEMKDKQSVAIHVRRGDYKKYPKKFPMCTPDYYKQAIERVQREAENSSLSCFVFSDDLDWCKQELTFLPDVTFVDNPNPLHASKDMYLMSCCKHNVIANSTFSWWGAWLNLNPDKRVIYPESALLTFEFMPEGWQKL is encoded by the coding sequence ATGATAATTATCCGGATGCGTAGCGGTTTGGGCAATCAAATGTTTCAATATGCCTTTTTTAAGCAAATGCAACAATGGCATGGAAATGAAAAGGTAAAGTTGGATATTTCGACCTACCATTGGAATGTTCATAATGGTCTGGAGCTGGATCGGGTTTTTGGAATCGACCTGGAGGCCGACAGTGTTCCGGCTTCGGTTTCACGATCGTTTGCCGACGTTGGCTATCGTTTTCAAGATCGCTTGTTGCGGCGCCTGAGGGGAATAAAGCACCGCTCTTACCGTTTTTGGGAGAATGTATCGTTCGAAGAGTACAGAACGATGGATGACGTTTATCTTGAAGGGTTTTGGAATAATGAGCAGTTCTTTGCGGGGGTTAAAGATGAAATTCGTGCCACCTATTGTTATCGGGGAGCTTTGTCTGCAGCAGATCAGCAGTTAATTCAGGAAATGAAGGACAAGCAGTCGGTGGCCATTCACGTGAGGAGGGGAGATTATAAAAAATACCCGAAGAAGTTTCCAATGTGTACGCCGGATTACTACAAACAAGCGATTGAACGGGTACAGCGGGAAGCCGAAAATAGCTCGTTGAGTTGCTTTGTTTTTTCAGATGATTTGGATTGGTGCAAGCAAGAGCTAACTTTTCTGCCTGACGTTACTTTTGTGGACAATCCGAATCCGCTTCATGCGAGTAAAGACATGTATTTGATGAGTTGTTGTAAACACAATGTCATTGCCAACAGTACTTTTTCCTGGTGGGGCGCCTGGCTGAATTTGAATCCAGATAAACGTGTAATTTACCCGGAAAGCGCTTTGCTGACTTTTGAGTTTATGCCGGAGGGCTGGCAGAAACTGTAA